A part of Thermus oshimai DSM 12092 genomic DNA contains:
- the nuoF gene encoding NADH-quinone oxidoreductase subunit NuoF, with translation MTGPIVSGKDPRFERTLYAHVGKEGSWTLDYYLRHGGYETARKVLKEKTPEEVIEEVKRSGLRGRGGAGFPTGVKWSFMPKDGRQHYLICNADESEPGSFKDRYILEDVPHLLIEGMILAGYAIRATVGYIYVRGEYRKAADRLEAAIQEALARGYLGDNLFGTDFSFRLYVHRGAGAYICGEETALMNSLEGLRANPRLKPPFPAQSGLWGKPTTINNVETLASVVPILERGADWFASMGTEGSKGMKLYQISGPVRRPGVYELPMGTTLRELIYDWAGGPLEPIQALIPGGSSTPPLPFTDEILDTPMSYEHLQAKGSLLGTGGVILIPERVSMVDAMWNVTRFYAHESCGKCTPCREGVAGFMVNLFAKIGSGEGEEKDVANLENLLDLIEGRSFCPLADAAVWPVRGSLRHFKDQYLALAREKRPVPKVSLWR, from the coding sequence ATGACCGGGCCCATCGTTTCCGGAAAAGACCCCCGGTTTGAGCGGACCCTCTACGCCCACGTGGGGAAGGAGGGGAGCTGGACCCTGGACTACTACCTCCGCCACGGAGGGTACGAGACGGCCCGGAAGGTCCTCAAGGAGAAAACCCCCGAGGAGGTCATAGAGGAGGTCAAGCGCTCGGGGCTCAGGGGCCGGGGCGGGGCGGGCTTCCCCACCGGGGTCAAGTGGAGCTTCATGCCCAAGGACGGGCGGCAGCACTACCTCATCTGCAACGCCGACGAGTCCGAGCCCGGGAGCTTCAAGGACCGGTACATCCTGGAGGACGTCCCCCACCTCCTCATCGAGGGGATGATCCTGGCGGGCTACGCCATCCGGGCTACCGTGGGCTACATCTACGTGCGGGGGGAGTACCGGAAGGCGGCGGACCGCCTCGAGGCGGCCATCCAGGAGGCCTTGGCGCGGGGCTACCTGGGGGACAACCTCTTCGGCACGGACTTCAGCTTCCGCCTCTACGTCCACCGGGGGGCGGGGGCCTACATCTGCGGGGAGGAGACCGCCCTCATGAACTCCCTGGAGGGCCTAAGGGCGAACCCCCGCCTCAAACCCCCCTTCCCCGCCCAGTCCGGGCTTTGGGGGAAGCCCACCACCATCAACAACGTGGAAACCCTGGCCTCGGTGGTGCCCATCCTGGAGCGGGGCGCGGACTGGTTCGCCAGCATGGGCACGGAGGGCTCCAAGGGGATGAAGCTCTACCAGATCTCGGGGCCCGTGCGGCGTCCTGGGGTCTACGAGCTCCCCATGGGGACCACCCTCCGCGAGCTCATCTACGACTGGGCGGGAGGACCTTTGGAACCCATCCAGGCCCTCATCCCCGGGGGGTCCTCCACCCCACCCCTCCCCTTCACGGACGAGATCCTGGACACCCCCATGAGCTACGAGCACCTGCAGGCCAAGGGCTCCCTCCTCGGCACCGGGGGGGTCATCCTCATCCCCGAGCGGGTGAGCATGGTGGACGCCATGTGGAACGTGACCCGCTTCTACGCCCACGAGTCCTGCGGCAAGTGCACCCCCTGCCGGGAGGGGGTGGCGGGGTTCATGGTGAACCTCTTCGCCAAGATCGGCTCTGGAGAAGGGGAGGAAAAGGATGTGGCCAACCTGGAAAACCTGCTGGACCTCATCGAGGGCCGCTCCTTCTGCCCCCTGGCGGACGCGGCCGTCTGGCCCGTGCGGGGGTCCTTGCGCCACTTCAAGGACCAGTACCTGGCCTTGGCTCGGGAAAAGCGGCCCGTGCCCAAGGTGAGCCTCTGGAGGTAG
- the nuoE gene encoding NADH-quinone oxidoreductase subunit NuoE: MGFFDDKEDFLKETFAKYPEEGRRAAIMPLLRRVQQEEGWIRPERVEEIAHLVGTTPTEVLGVASFYSYYQFVPTGKYHLQVCATLSCKLAGADELWDHLVEELGIGPGEVTPDGLFSLQKVECLGSCHTAPVIQVNDEPYVECVTRARLKALLEGLRAGKRLEEIELPGRCGHHVHEVEV; encoded by the coding sequence ATGGGGTTCTTTGACGACAAGGAAGACTTCCTGAAGGAAACCTTCGCCAAGTACCCCGAGGAGGGGCGGCGGGCGGCCATCATGCCCCTCCTCAGGCGGGTGCAGCAGGAAGAGGGCTGGATCCGCCCCGAGCGGGTGGAGGAGATCGCCCACCTGGTGGGCACCACCCCCACGGAGGTCCTGGGGGTGGCGAGCTTTTACTCCTACTACCAGTTCGTGCCCACCGGGAAGTACCACCTGCAGGTGTGCGCCACCCTAAGCTGCAAGCTGGCCGGGGCGGACGAGCTTTGGGACCACCTGGTGGAGGAGCTCGGCATCGGCCCCGGGGAGGTGACCCCGGACGGGCTTTTCAGCCTGCAGAAGGTGGAGTGCCTGGGGAGCTGCCACACCGCCCCCGTGATCCAGGTGAACGACGAGCCCTACGTGGAATGCGTGACCCGCGCCCGGCTTAAGGCCCTTTTGGAAGGGCTTCGGGCGGGCAAAAGGCTTGAGGAGATTGAGCTTCCTGGCCGCTGCGGCCACCACGTGCACGAGGTGGAGGTATGA
- the nuoL gene encoding NADH-quinone oxidoreductase subunit L, protein MALLGTILLPLLGFALLGLFGRRMKEPLPGVLASLLVLASFLLGVGLLLRGGAHFHAEWLPGIPFSLLLDNLSGFMLIIVTGVGFLIHVYAIGYMAGDPGYSRFFAYFNFFIAMMLTLVLADSYPVMFIGWEGVGLASFLLIGFWYQNVQYADSARKAFIVNRIGDLGFMLGMAILWALYGTLSISELKEALEGPLKNPELLALAGLLLFLGAVGKSAQVPLMVWLPDAMAGPTPVSALIHAATMVTAGVYLIARSSFLYSALPDVSYTIAVVGLLTAFYGALSAFGQTDIKKIVAYSTISQLGYMFLAAGVGAYWVALFHVFTHAFFKALLFLASGSVIHALGGEQDVRRMGGLWKHLPQTRWHGLIGALALGGLPLLSGFWSKDAILAATLTYPFGGMGFYVGALLVAVLTAMYAMRWFVLVFLGEERGHHHHPHEAPPVMLWPNHLLALGSVLAGYLALPHPLPNVLEPFLKPALAEVEAHHLSLGAEWALIGLSALVALLGLWAGYTFFQKKALPGWYLAFEAWSREAFYADRIYNALIVNPLKALAEALFLGDGALLKGFFGLGGTVRDLGQGLTRLQAGYLRVYALLFVLGVLVLLGVMRW, encoded by the coding sequence ATGGCGCTTCTCGGAACCATCCTCCTTCCCCTCCTGGGCTTCGCCCTCCTGGGGCTTTTCGGCCGCAGGATGAAGGAGCCCCTGCCCGGCGTGCTGGCCTCCCTTCTGGTCCTGGCCTCGTTTCTGCTGGGAGTGGGCCTCCTCCTTAGGGGGGGTGCCCACTTCCACGCGGAGTGGCTCCCCGGGATCCCCTTTAGCCTCCTTCTGGACAACCTCTCCGGCTTCATGCTCATCATCGTCACCGGGGTGGGCTTCCTCATCCACGTGTACGCCATCGGCTACATGGCGGGGGACCCCGGCTATAGCCGCTTCTTCGCCTACTTCAACTTCTTCATCGCCATGATGCTCACCCTGGTCCTGGCCGACAGCTACCCGGTGATGTTCATCGGCTGGGAGGGGGTGGGCCTGGCGAGCTTCCTCCTCATCGGCTTCTGGTACCAAAACGTCCAGTACGCGGACAGCGCCCGCAAGGCCTTCATCGTGAACCGCATCGGGGATTTGGGCTTCATGCTGGGCATGGCCATCCTCTGGGCCCTCTACGGCACCCTCTCCATCAGCGAGCTCAAAGAGGCCCTGGAAGGCCCCCTGAAGAACCCCGAGCTCCTGGCCCTGGCCGGGCTCCTCCTCTTCCTTGGGGCGGTGGGGAAGAGCGCCCAGGTGCCCCTCATGGTCTGGCTCCCCGACGCCATGGCCGGCCCCACCCCGGTTTCCGCCCTCATCCACGCGGCCACCATGGTGACCGCGGGGGTCTACCTCATCGCCCGGAGCTCCTTCCTTTATAGCGCCCTGCCGGACGTCTCCTACACCATCGCGGTGGTGGGCCTCCTCACCGCCTTCTACGGGGCCCTTTCCGCCTTTGGCCAGACGGACATCAAGAAGATCGTGGCCTACTCCACCATCAGCCAGCTGGGCTACATGTTCCTGGCCGCGGGGGTGGGGGCCTACTGGGTGGCCCTCTTCCACGTCTTCACCCACGCCTTCTTCAAGGCCCTCCTCTTCCTGGCCTCGGGGAGCGTGATCCACGCCCTGGGCGGGGAGCAGGACGTGCGGAGGATGGGGGGGCTTTGGAAGCACCTGCCCCAGACGCGCTGGCACGGCCTCATCGGGGCCCTGGCCCTGGGGGGGCTTCCCCTCCTCTCGGGCTTCTGGTCTAAGGACGCCATCCTCGCCGCCACCCTCACTTACCCCTTCGGGGGGATGGGCTTTTACGTAGGGGCCCTTCTGGTGGCGGTCCTCACCGCCATGTACGCCATGCGCTGGTTCGTCCTGGTCTTCTTAGGGGAGGAGCGGGGCCATCACCACCACCCCCACGAGGCCCCGCCGGTGATGCTCTGGCCCAACCACCTCCTGGCCCTGGGCTCGGTGCTGGCGGGGTACCTGGCCCTGCCCCACCCCTTGCCCAACGTCCTCGAGCCCTTCCTGAAGCCCGCCCTGGCGGAGGTGGAAGCCCACCACCTCTCCCTGGGGGCGGAGTGGGCCCTCATCGGCCTCTCGGCCCTGGTGGCCCTCCTGGGCCTTTGGGCCGGGTACACCTTCTTCCAGAAGAAGGCCCTTCCCGGCTGGTACCTGGCCTTTGAGGCCTGGTCCCGGGAGGCCTTCTACGCGGACCGGATCTACAACGCCCTCATCGTGAACCCCTTAAAGGCCCTGGCGGAGGCCCTCTTCCTGGGGGATGGGGCTCTCCTTAAGGGGTTCTTCGGGCTTGGGGGCACGGTGCGGGACCTGGGGCAGGGCCTAACCCGGCTCCAGGCGGGCTACCTTAGGGTGTACGCCCTCCTCTTCGTGCTGGGCGTGCTGGTCCTTCTGGGGGTGATGCGGTGGTAA
- the nuoI gene encoding NADH-quinone oxidoreductase subunit NuoI has translation MTLKALAQSLGITLKYFFSKPVTIPYPDAPVPLKPRFHGRHVLTRHPNGLEKCIGCSLCAAACPAYAIYVEPAENDPENPVSAGERYAKVYEINMLRCIFCGLCEEACPTGAIVLGYDFEMADYQYSDLIYGKEDMLVDVVGTKPQRREAKMTGKPVKPGYTVPYVRPELEGFKAPKEGGKR, from the coding sequence ATGACCCTAAAGGCCCTGGCCCAAAGCCTCGGGATCACCCTGAAGTACTTCTTCTCCAAGCCGGTCACCATCCCCTACCCCGACGCCCCCGTACCCCTAAAGCCCCGCTTCCACGGCCGCCACGTCCTCACCCGCCACCCCAACGGCCTGGAGAAGTGCATCGGCTGCTCCCTCTGCGCGGCCGCCTGCCCCGCCTACGCCATCTACGTGGAGCCCGCGGAGAACGACCCGGAAAACCCCGTGTCCGCCGGGGAGCGCTACGCCAAGGTCTACGAGATCAACATGCTCCGGTGCATCTTTTGCGGGCTCTGCGAGGAGGCCTGCCCCACGGGGGCCATCGTCCTGGGGTACGACTTTGAGATGGCGGACTACCAGTACTCCGACCTCATCTACGGCAAGGAGGACATGCTGGTGGACGTGGTGGGCACCAAGCCCCAGCGCCGGGAGGCCAAGATGACGGGCAAGCCCGTAAAGCCGGGCTACACCGTGCCCTACGTGCGCCCCGAGCTGGAGGGCTTCAAGGCCCCAAAGGAAGGAGGTAAGCGGTGA
- a CDS encoding complex I subunit 4 family protein has product MVILAILLPVLFGLLLLLGLPRGLGLLGAGLTFLLNLYLFLAHPGGVAYGVQAPLLPGLGVYWAFGLDGLSALFFLTVSLTVLLGALLARVEGRFLGLALLMEGMLLGLFAARDLLVFYLFFEAALIPALLMLLFYGGAERVRALYTFLLFTLAGSLPMLAAILAVKALGGSPSFLLEDLLAHPVKGSAAFWVFLGFALAFAVKTPLFPVHAWLPLFHRENHPSGLADALGTLYKVGVFAFFRFALPLAPEGFAEVQGLLLFLAALSALYGAWVAFSAPDFKTLLAYAGVSHMGVAALGVFSGTEEGALGGLFLLAASGVYTGALFLLVGRLYERTSTLEIGRYRGLARSAPGLAALFLFLFLAMIGLPGLAGFPGELLTLLGAYQASPWLAALAFLSVIAAAAYALTPFQKAFWEEGGKEVADLKGEEWAFAGLSALALLALGLFPGFFLEGLEPLAEALARALGGGA; this is encoded by the coding sequence GTGGTAATCCTGGCCATCCTCCTACCGGTCCTCTTCGGGCTTCTCCTCCTCCTAGGACTCCCCCGGGGCCTTGGCCTCCTGGGGGCGGGGCTTACCTTCCTCCTCAACCTCTACCTCTTCCTGGCCCACCCGGGCGGGGTGGCCTACGGGGTCCAGGCCCCCCTGCTCCCCGGGCTTGGGGTCTACTGGGCTTTCGGGCTGGACGGGCTTTCCGCCCTCTTCTTCCTCACCGTAAGCCTCACGGTCCTCCTGGGGGCGCTTCTTGCGCGGGTGGAGGGGCGCTTCCTGGGGCTCGCCCTCCTCATGGAGGGGATGCTCCTGGGGCTTTTTGCCGCCCGGGACCTTCTCGTCTTCTACCTCTTCTTTGAGGCGGCCCTCATCCCCGCCCTCCTCATGCTCCTCTTCTACGGGGGGGCGGAGCGGGTGCGGGCCCTTTACACCTTCCTCCTCTTCACCCTGGCGGGGTCCTTGCCCATGCTGGCGGCCATCCTGGCGGTGAAGGCCTTGGGGGGAAGCCCGAGCTTCCTCCTGGAGGACCTCCTGGCCCACCCCGTGAAGGGCAGCGCCGCCTTCTGGGTCTTCCTGGGCTTCGCCCTGGCCTTTGCCGTGAAGACCCCGCTTTTCCCCGTGCACGCCTGGCTTCCCCTCTTCCACCGTGAGAACCACCCCTCGGGGCTCGCGGACGCCCTGGGCACCCTCTACAAGGTGGGGGTCTTCGCCTTCTTCCGCTTCGCCCTGCCCTTGGCCCCGGAGGGCTTCGCCGAGGTGCAGGGGCTTCTCCTCTTCCTGGCGGCCCTTTCCGCCCTCTACGGGGCCTGGGTGGCCTTCAGCGCCCCGGATTTCAAAACCCTCCTGGCCTACGCCGGGGTATCCCACATGGGGGTGGCCGCCCTGGGGGTCTTCTCCGGCACGGAGGAGGGCGCTTTGGGGGGGCTTTTCCTCCTTGCGGCCAGCGGCGTGTACACCGGGGCCCTTTTCCTCCTGGTAGGCCGGCTTTACGAGCGGACCAGCACCCTGGAGATCGGGCGCTACCGGGGCCTGGCGAGAAGCGCCCCGGGGCTTGCCGCGCTCTTCCTCTTCCTCTTCCTGGCCATGATCGGCCTTCCGGGGCTGGCGGGCTTCCCGGGGGAGCTCCTCACCCTTCTTGGGGCCTATCAGGCAAGCCCCTGGCTCGCCGCTTTGGCCTTCCTCTCGGTGATCGCCGCCGCGGCCTACGCCCTTACCCCCTTCCAGAAGGCCTTCTGGGAGGAGGGGGGCAAGGAGGTGGCGGACCTAAAGGGGGAGGAGTGGGCCTTCGCCGGCCTTTCCGCCTTGGCCCTGCTCGCCCTCGGGCTCTTCCCGGGCTTCTTCTTGGAGGGCCTTGAGCCCCTGGCCGAGGCCCTGGCCCGGGCCTTAGGAGGTGGCGCATGA
- the nuoG gene encoding NADH-quinone oxidoreductase subunit NuoG encodes MVRVKVNDRYVEVPPGTSVMDAVFHAGYDVPLFCSERHLSPIGACRMCLVRIGLPKRGPDGKPLLNEKGEPEIQWQPKLAASCVTAVAEGMVVDTLSDLVRQAQAGMVEFTLLNHPLDCPTCDKGGACELQDRTVEYGLYEKYYQENPLALPVYTRFEFTRRHVDKHHPLSPYIVLDRERCIHCKRCVRYFEEIPGDEVLDFIERGVHTFIGTMDFGLPSGFSGNITDICPVGALLDLTARFRARNWEMEETPTHCALCAVGCGITADTRSGELLRIRAREIPEVNEIWLCDAGRFGHEWADQNRLKTPLVRREGRLVEASWEEAFQAIREGLKEVPKEKVGLYLSGDATLEEGLMAAELAQALGTPHLDFQGRTPAPLGLFPTATLEELLEADFALVLGDPTEEAPILHLRLSEFVRGLKPPFRFHHGTPFADLAIKERMPRRKEKLAVFAPHPVEVMKWAGVAEVHAPGAEREVLLALLGEKEGSGAVQRAKAAWEKAERPVLILGAGVLQDTVAAERARILAERKGAKVLPMPPAANARGLEALGVLPGEGGAGWDEAGAQAAYYGYVPPEEALKGKRFLLFHLSHLHPLAERYAHVVLPAPTYYEKRGHLLNLEGRLLPLSPAPIENGEAEEALQVLALLAEALSVRPPFRLRLEAEKALKRRFPEPLKVFPHRTKTLRPKERVGRLYFRPTMWKAHQLTGRVAFQPRLEVHPETARQEGLREGMRVAVETPFGRLEAQVALEEALPQGFLYLSALGPYAGRLSPAQILVPAGGEA; translated from the coding sequence ATGGTAAGGGTCAAGGTCAACGACCGCTACGTGGAGGTGCCCCCGGGGACCAGCGTCATGGACGCGGTCTTCCACGCGGGGTACGACGTGCCCCTCTTCTGCTCCGAGCGCCACCTCTCCCCCATCGGGGCCTGCCGCATGTGCCTGGTGCGCATCGGCCTCCCCAAGCGGGGCCCGGACGGGAAACCCCTTCTTAACGAGAAGGGGGAGCCCGAGATCCAGTGGCAACCCAAGCTCGCGGCGAGCTGCGTCACCGCGGTGGCCGAGGGGATGGTGGTGGACACCCTCTCCGACCTGGTGCGCCAGGCCCAGGCGGGGATGGTGGAGTTCACCCTCTTAAACCACCCCCTAGACTGCCCCACCTGCGACAAGGGCGGGGCCTGCGAGCTCCAGGACCGCACGGTGGAGTACGGGCTTTACGAGAAGTACTACCAGGAAAACCCCCTGGCGCTTCCCGTCTACACCCGCTTTGAGTTCACCCGCCGCCACGTGGACAAGCACCACCCCCTCTCCCCCTACATCGTCCTGGACCGGGAGCGGTGCATCCACTGCAAGCGGTGCGTGCGCTACTTTGAGGAGATCCCGGGGGACGAGGTCCTGGACTTCATTGAGCGGGGGGTGCACACCTTCATCGGCACCATGGACTTCGGCCTCCCCTCGGGGTTTTCGGGCAACATCACGGACATCTGCCCCGTGGGGGCCCTACTGGACCTCACCGCCCGCTTCCGGGCCCGGAACTGGGAGATGGAGGAAACCCCCACCCACTGCGCGCTTTGCGCGGTGGGGTGCGGGATCACCGCGGACACCAGGAGCGGGGAACTCCTCCGCATCCGCGCCCGGGAGATCCCCGAGGTGAACGAGATCTGGCTCTGCGACGCGGGCCGCTTCGGCCACGAGTGGGCGGACCAGAACCGGCTCAAGACCCCCCTGGTGCGCCGGGAGGGGCGGCTTGTGGAGGCCAGTTGGGAGGAGGCCTTCCAGGCCATCCGGGAGGGGCTTAAGGAGGTCCCCAAGGAGAAGGTGGGGCTTTACCTCTCGGGGGACGCCACGCTGGAGGAGGGCCTCATGGCCGCGGAGCTGGCCCAGGCCCTCGGCACCCCCCACCTGGACTTCCAGGGCCGCACCCCCGCCCCCCTGGGCCTCTTCCCCACGGCCACCTTAGAGGAGCTCTTGGAGGCGGACTTCGCCCTGGTCCTCGGGGACCCCACGGAGGAGGCCCCCATCCTCCACCTCCGGCTTTCCGAGTTCGTGCGGGGCCTCAAGCCCCCCTTCCGCTTCCACCACGGCACCCCCTTCGCCGACCTCGCCATCAAGGAAAGGATGCCCAGGCGGAAGGAGAAGCTCGCCGTCTTCGCCCCCCACCCGGTGGAGGTCATGAAGTGGGCGGGGGTGGCGGAGGTCCACGCTCCGGGGGCGGAGCGGGAGGTCCTCCTGGCCCTCCTCGGGGAGAAGGAGGGGAGCGGGGCGGTGCAGCGGGCCAAGGCCGCCTGGGAAAAGGCGGAAAGGCCCGTCCTCATCCTGGGGGCCGGGGTGCTCCAGGACACGGTGGCCGCGGAGCGGGCGAGGATCTTGGCCGAGCGCAAGGGGGCCAAGGTCCTCCCCATGCCCCCCGCCGCCAACGCCCGGGGCCTCGAGGCCCTAGGCGTCCTCCCCGGGGAGGGGGGCGCGGGCTGGGACGAGGCCGGGGCCCAGGCGGCCTACTACGGCTACGTGCCCCCGGAGGAGGCCCTTAAGGGCAAGCGTTTCCTCCTCTTCCACCTCTCCCACCTCCACCCCCTGGCGGAACGGTACGCCCACGTGGTCCTGCCCGCCCCCACCTACTACGAGAAGCGGGGGCACCTCCTGAACCTGGAAGGCCGCCTCCTCCCCCTAAGCCCCGCCCCCATAGAGAACGGGGAGGCGGAGGAGGCCCTGCAGGTCCTGGCCCTCTTGGCGGAGGCCCTCTCCGTAAGGCCCCCCTTCCGGCTCCGGCTGGAGGCGGAAAAGGCCCTCAAGCGGAGGTTCCCCGAGCCCCTCAAGGTCTTCCCCCACCGCACCAAAACCCTAAGGCCCAAGGAACGGGTGGGCCGGCTCTACTTCCGGCCCACCATGTGGAAGGCCCACCAGCTCACGGGGCGGGTGGCCTTCCAGCCCAGGCTGGAGGTCCACCCCGAGACCGCCCGCCAGGAGGGCCTAAGAGAGGGCATGCGGGTGGCGGTGGAAACCCCCTTCGGCCGCCTCGAGGCCCAGGTGGCCCTGGAGGAGGCCCTGCCCCAGGGCTTCCTCTACCTGAGCGCCTTAGGGCCCTACGCGGGCCGCCTGAGCCCGGCCCAGATCCTGGTGCCCGCAGGAGGTGAAGCGTGA
- the nuoK gene encoding NADH-quinone oxidoreductase subunit NuoK has translation MNYLLASALLFSLGVYGVLTRRTAILLFLSIELMLNAANLAFITLAKAYGLAGQVAALFVIAVAAAEVAVGLGLIVAVFRHRESTAVDDLSQLRG, from the coding sequence GTGAACTACCTCTTGGCCTCGGCCCTGCTCTTCTCCTTGGGGGTCTATGGGGTCCTCACCCGGAGGACGGCCATCCTCCTCTTCCTCTCCATTGAGCTCATGCTGAACGCCGCCAACCTGGCCTTCATCACCCTGGCCAAGGCCTACGGGCTTGCGGGCCAGGTGGCCGCGCTCTTCGTCATCGCGGTGGCCGCCGCGGAGGTGGCGGTGGGCCTCGGCCTCATCGTGGCCGTGTTCCGCCACCGGGAGAGCACCGCGGTGGACGACCTGTCCCAGCTTAGGGGGTGA
- a CDS encoding NADH-quinone oxidoreductase subunit J family protein: MSPWEALALLLLALTGVLVVTLRNAIHAALALILNFLVLAGVYVALEARFLAFTQIIVYAGAIVVLFLFVIMLLFAAQGEVGFDPLVRSRPLAALLALGVFLVLFSGLQGLGLTLDKDLGGGLPQALGPLLYGDWLLVLLAVGFLLMAATVVAVVLVQPNRPLDALREEERKEKEVVR; this comes from the coding sequence GTGAGCCCCTGGGAAGCCTTGGCCCTCCTCCTCCTCGCCCTCACCGGGGTCCTGGTGGTCACCCTCAGGAACGCCATCCACGCCGCCTTGGCCCTCATCCTGAACTTCCTGGTCCTGGCGGGGGTCTACGTGGCCCTCGAGGCCCGCTTCCTGGCCTTCACCCAGATCATCGTCTACGCGGGGGCCATCGTGGTCCTCTTCCTCTTCGTCATCATGCTCCTCTTCGCCGCCCAGGGCGAGGTGGGGTTTGACCCTCTGGTGCGAAGCCGCCCCCTGGCGGCCCTCCTAGCCCTAGGGGTCTTCCTGGTCCTCTTCAGCGGCCTCCAGGGCCTGGGCCTTACCCTGGACAAGGACCTGGGCGGGGGGCTCCCCCAGGCCCTAGGGCCCCTCCTCTACGGGGACTGGCTCCTCGTCCTCCTCGCGGTGGGCTTCCTCCTCATGGCCGCCACGGTGGTGGCCGTGGTCCTGGTCCAGCCCAATAGGCCTCTGGACGCCCTTAGGGAGGAGGAGCGCAAGGAAAAGGAGGTGGTGCGGTGA
- the nuoH gene encoding NADH-quinone oxidoreductase subunit NuoH: protein MVALKALLVVVGLLTAFAFMTLIERRLLARFQVRMGPNRVGPSGLFQPIADAIKSIFKEDLVVERADKVLFVLAPLIGVVFALLAFGAIPFGPPGSFFGFQPWVVNLDLGLLYLFAVSELAIYGIFLSGWASGSKYSLLGSLRSSASLISYELGLGIALLAPVLLVGSLNLNDIVNWQKENGWLALYAFPAFLVYLIAALAEAARTPFDLPEAEQELVGGYHTEYSSIKWALFQMTEYIHFITASALIPTLFLGGWTMPFLNVPYLWMFLKIAFFLFVFIWIRATWFRLRYDQLLRFGWGFLFPVALVWFLVTAFVVALDLPRAYLQYLSLLSFLVVLGGLLYSPKKAPKGGAL from the coding sequence ATGGTGGCCCTAAAGGCCCTTCTGGTGGTCGTCGGCCTCCTCACCGCCTTCGCCTTCATGACCCTCATTGAAAGGAGGCTCCTCGCCCGCTTCCAGGTGCGCATGGGGCCCAACCGGGTGGGGCCTTCGGGCCTCTTCCAGCCCATCGCCGACGCCATCAAGAGCATCTTCAAGGAAGACCTGGTGGTGGAGCGGGCGGACAAGGTCCTCTTCGTCCTGGCCCCCCTCATCGGGGTGGTCTTCGCCCTCTTGGCCTTCGGGGCCATCCCCTTTGGCCCTCCGGGGAGCTTCTTCGGCTTCCAGCCCTGGGTGGTGAACCTGGACCTGGGCCTCCTCTACCTCTTCGCGGTGAGCGAGCTGGCCATCTACGGCATCTTCCTCTCGGGGTGGGCCTCGGGGAGCAAGTACAGCCTCCTGGGCTCCTTACGCTCCTCGGCAAGCCTCATCTCCTACGAGCTCGGCCTAGGCATCGCCCTTCTCGCCCCCGTGCTCCTGGTGGGGAGCCTCAACCTGAACGACATCGTGAACTGGCAGAAGGAGAACGGCTGGCTCGCCCTCTACGCCTTCCCCGCCTTCCTGGTCTACCTCATCGCCGCCCTGGCCGAGGCCGCCCGCACGCCCTTTGACCTCCCGGAGGCCGAGCAGGAGCTGGTGGGCGGCTACCACACGGAGTACAGCTCCATCAAGTGGGCCCTCTTCCAGATGACGGAGTACATCCACTTCATCACCGCCAGCGCCCTCATCCCCACCCTCTTCCTGGGGGGCTGGACCATGCCCTTCCTGAACGTCCCCTACCTCTGGATGTTCCTGAAGATCGCCTTCTTCCTCTTCGTCTTCATCTGGATCCGGGCCACCTGGTTCCGCCTGCGCTACGACCAGCTCCTCCGCTTCGGCTGGGGCTTCCTCTTCCCCGTGGCCCTGGTCTGGTTCCTGGTGACCGCCTTCGTGGTGGCCCTGGACCTGCCCCGGGCCTACCTGCAGTACCTCTCCCTCCTGAGCTTCCTGGTGGTCTTGGGCGGTCTTCTCTACAGCCCCAAGAAGGCCCCCAAAGGAGGTGCCCTATGA